A stretch of the Candidatus Liberimonas magnetica genome encodes the following:
- a CDS encoding CsgG/HfaB family protein codes for MNKAFLNILIFIVSAVSLNSCIVQSTVLKPDYDFNKIKRVAVIDFQNAPNDPVSGAMAQDLFIKYMLLAGYNVVERGELEQILKERHIALSGMVEPKEAKTLGRISGIDAIVTGSVQQFIPENYFYEGGNPRFIAAQVGVTARMIDVGTGEVLWSGSNSYDGMNTQIASEYLISSIVRQFKKDISIPN; via the coding sequence ATGAATAAAGCGTTTTTAAATATACTAATCTTCATTGTTTCTGCGGTTTCCCTTAATTCCTGCATAGTACAGTCAACAGTTCTAAAACCTGATTATGATTTTAACAAAATAAAAAGGGTAGCAGTAATTGATTTTCAGAACGCCCCGAATGACCCTGTGTCCGGTGCTATGGCTCAGGACCTTTTTATAAAATATATGCTCTTAGCCGGGTATAATGTTGTTGAACGCGGCGAACTGGAGCAGATATTGAAAGAGAGGCACATAGCGCTTTCAGGTATGGTTGAACCAAAAGAGGCCAAAACTTTAGGCAGGATTTCAGGAATAGACGCTATAGTAACAGGTTCTGTGCAGCAGTTTATACCTGAAAACTATTTTTATGAAGGTGGGAACCCGCGGTTCATAGCTGCACAGGTAGGTGTTACCGCAAGGATGATAGATGTCGGAACCGGAGAAGTGCTATGGTCCGGTTCAAATTCTTATGACGGCATGAATACACAGATCGCTTCTGAATATCTGATATCTTCCATTGTGCGGCAATTTAAAAAAGATATTAGTATCCCTAATTAA